One Ficedula albicollis isolate OC2 chromosome Z, FicAlb1.5, whole genome shotgun sequence DNA window includes the following coding sequences:
- the LOC101817308 gene encoding phospholipase A2 inhibitor subunit gamma B-like — protein MRVSLGLSFFLAFLHPGMCLQCEICHSMGKSCFGPMKTCTGGEDTCGIILHEVLIGGMAISSSIKSCLPSHVCHLGPVTVNYGKVKAKSHLVCCTGDDCRTTSVSLPPDNNVPNGYQCPACYSVDSFQCGNEVVNCTGSEDQCVDLAGLMNAGGLSLKAAMKGCTTISECSMVGDGKNSLGMMDIKLKRFQCSPASVMYSVAFTGAAPPHPTFLPILSGFILEKVLF, from the exons ATGAGAGTATCCCTTGGACTCAGCTTCTTCCTGGCATTCCTGCACCCAG GGATGTGCCTCCAGTGTGAGATATGTCACAGCATgggaaaaagctgctttggcCCCATGAAAACCTGCACTGGTGGTGAAGACACCTGTGGCATTATTCTGCATGAGGTCCTTATAG GGGGAATGGCCATCTCTTCATCCATCAAGTCCTGCCTACCATCCCACGTCTGCCACCTTGGCCCTGTCACCGTGAACTATGGGAAGGTGAAGGCAAAGAGCCACTTGGTTTGCTGCACGGGCGATGACTGCCGGACCACCTCCGTGTCAT TGCCTCCAGATAACAATGTGCCCAATGGATACCAGTGTCCTGCCTGCTACAGCGTGGACTCCTTTCAGTGTGGTAATGAAGTTGTAAACTGCACTGGATCTGAAGACCAATGTGTTGACCTTGCTGGGTTAATGAATGCTG GTGGATTGTCTCTGAAAGCTGCCATGAAGGGTTGCACCACCATTTCTGAATGCAGTATGGTAGGAGATGGAAAAAACAGCCTCGGAATGATGGACATAAAGTTGAAACGGTTCCAGTGCAGCCCAGCTTCTGTTATGTACAGCGTGGCATTCACTGGGGCTGCCCCTCCACACCCAACCTTCCTTCCTATCCTATCAGGATTCATCCTGGAGAAGGTACTTTTCTGA